In one Polaribacter sp. ALD11 genomic region, the following are encoded:
- a CDS encoding SGNH/GDSL hydrolase family protein, translated as MTNKLKYILGAIVSVPLLPFLYFQGKNIRKKVPKLPEAKEPKGFVNGNFDTALNILSIGESTIAGVGVDFHKNGFTGALVNTLSAEMKTNINWRVYARSGYTLDRVCEKIIPKIEETSTDIIVVGMGGNDAFTLNSPKKWGLAIEKLIFLLENKFPGTPIFFTSMPPIKEFPAFTKPIKFVIGNLVEILGERLQTIIKDKKNVYYYNEVITLDKWSKKHALPNNNSKIYFSDGVHPSELTYNVWGKEMALFIKSELNK; from the coding sequence ATGACCAATAAATTAAAATATATCTTAGGTGCAATTGTTTCTGTGCCTTTACTGCCCTTTTTATATTTTCAAGGAAAAAATATTCGAAAAAAAGTACCCAAACTACCAGAAGCTAAAGAGCCAAAAGGCTTTGTAAACGGTAATTTCGATACAGCTCTAAATATACTTTCTATTGGAGAAAGCACAATTGCTGGTGTAGGTGTCGATTTTCATAAAAACGGATTTACCGGCGCGCTAGTAAACACTCTTTCTGCTGAAATGAAGACAAATATAAATTGGCGCGTTTATGCTAGAAGTGGCTATACCCTAGATAGGGTTTGTGAAAAAATTATTCCTAAAATTGAAGAAACTTCTACAGATATTATTGTAGTAGGAATGGGAGGTAATGATGCTTTTACTTTAAACTCTCCTAAAAAATGGGGTTTAGCTATTGAAAAGCTTATATTTTTACTAGAGAACAAATTTCCTGGAACACCAATATTTTTTACAAGTATGCCTCCGATAAAGGAATTTCCCGCATTTACAAAACCTATAAAATTTGTAATTGGTAATTTAGTTGAAATTTTAGGCGAAAGATTACAAACTATAATTAAAGATAAGAAGAACGTTTATTATTATAATGAAGTTATTACGCTAGATAAGTGGAGTAAAAAACATGCTTTACCTAATAACAATTCTAAAATCTATTTTAGTGATGGTGTTCATCCATCTGAATTGACTTATAATGTTTGGGGAAAAGAAATGGCTCTTTTTATTAAATCGGAATTAAATAAGTAA
- a CDS encoding FAD-dependent oxidoreductase — MKKKIIILGGGISGIYLGYKLKKAGFSIRILEANNRIGGRIYTKKVNETKVELGATWLWKYNEELLKVCKELNVSLFEQNMNGAALFEATKTDLPQRFQVPKNQEISYRVVGGTATILDKLTEGFLEEELQLHQKVLQINDNETSIKVITEKSEFSAAIVISTIPPQLLVNSVSFSSELDTNLLQIANNTHTWMKDSIKFVLVYETPFWKEKGLSGVCFSNVGPFTEIYDHTNFENNRFGLMGFLHGGLVNESKKIREEKIREQLFKFFGEDGTNYLCYEEKVWNKEELINFENDRFITPHFNNGHSIYQQEFLNGKFIIAGSETSPSYGGYMEGAIYRGNQIVEYLKNKF, encoded by the coding sequence ATGAAGAAAAAAATAATTATTCTTGGTGGGGGAATTTCTGGTATTTATTTAGGCTATAAATTGAAGAAAGCAGGGTTTTCAATCCGAATATTAGAAGCTAATAATAGAATTGGTGGTAGAATTTATACTAAAAAAGTAAATGAAACAAAAGTTGAGTTAGGTGCAACTTGGCTTTGGAAATATAATGAAGAATTATTAAAAGTTTGTAAAGAATTAAACGTCTCTTTATTTGAGCAAAACATGAATGGTGCTGCTTTGTTTGAAGCGACAAAGACCGATTTACCTCAACGTTTTCAGGTTCCAAAAAACCAAGAAATTAGCTATAGAGTTGTTGGTGGAACTGCAACTATTTTAGACAAATTGACGGAAGGTTTTTTAGAGGAAGAATTGCAACTACATCAAAAAGTACTTCAAATTAATGACAATGAAACTTCAATAAAAGTAATCACCGAAAAATCAGAATTTAGTGCAGCTATTGTTATTTCTACAATTCCGCCTCAGTTATTGGTGAATTCTGTTTCGTTTTCTTCGGAATTAGACACAAACCTTCTCCAGATTGCAAACAATACTCATACTTGGATGAAAGATTCTATAAAATTTGTACTCGTTTATGAAACTCCTTTTTGGAAAGAAAAAGGGTTGTCTGGCGTTTGCTTTAGTAATGTTGGTCCGTTTACAGAAATATATGATCATACGAACTTCGAGAATAACCGTTTTGGTTTAATGGGGTTTTTACATGGAGGCTTAGTAAATGAGTCCAAAAAAATAAGAGAAGAAAAAATACGAGAACAACTCTTTAAGTTCTTTGGCGAAGATGGCACAAACTATCTTTGTTACGAAGAAAAAGTATGGAACAAAGAAGAACTCATCAATTTTGAAAATGATAGATTTATCACTCCGCATTTTAATAACGGACATTCTATTTATCAACAAGAATTTTTAAATGGTAAATTTATAATTGCAGGTTCAGAAACATCACCAAGCTATGGTGGTTATATGGAAGGTGCTATTTATAGAGGAAATCAGATTGTAGAATACTTAAAAAATAAATTTTAA
- a CDS encoding co-chaperone YbbN: MVQELTEDNLQTIVNGNDKVIVQYSATWCGNCRIMKPKFKKLASEMDNIKFVIVDAEKFPESRKLADVSNLPTFAIFVDGEKKNQTQTNKFDVLKELVNEIA, translated from the coding sequence ATGGTACAAGAATTAACAGAAGATAATTTACAAACAATTGTAAATGGAAACGATAAGGTAATTGTACAATATTCTGCTACTTGGTGTGGAAATTGTAGAATTATGAAGCCTAAATTTAAAAAGTTAGCTTCAGAAATGGACAATATAAAATTTGTAATTGTTGATGCAGAAAAATTTCCAGAAAGTAGAAAATTAGCAGATGTAAGTAATTTACCAACTTTTGCGATTTTTGTAGATGGAGAAAAGAAAAATCAAACGCAAACAAATAAATTTGATGTGTTGAAGGAATTGGTAAACGAAATTGCTTAA
- a CDS encoding peroxiredoxin: protein MATIVGKKFPDLNVDAMNEMGDTFKLNVLEEAINNKKKVLLFWYPKDFTFVCPTELHAFQAALAEFEKRNTIVIGASCDTPEVHFAWLSTSKDNGGIEGVTYPILADSNRNLSSILGILDITNETFDEASQTIQVEGDNVTYRATYLIDEEGTVFHEGINHMPVGRNVNEFLRLIDAYAHVQSHGEVCPANWEEGKEAMAPNAKGTAAYLASN, encoded by the coding sequence ATGGCAACAATAGTTGGTAAAAAATTTCCAGATTTAAACGTAGATGCAATGAATGAAATGGGTGATACGTTTAAGTTAAACGTGTTAGAAGAAGCTATAAATAACAAAAAGAAAGTGTTGTTATTCTGGTATCCAAAAGATTTTACATTTGTATGTCCTACAGAATTACACGCTTTTCAAGCGGCTCTAGCTGAGTTTGAAAAAAGAAATACAATTGTAATTGGTGCTTCTTGTGATACACCAGAAGTTCATTTTGCATGGTTAAGTACTTCTAAAGATAATGGAGGAATTGAAGGAGTTACATACCCAATTTTAGCAGATAGTAACAGAAACTTATCTTCAATTTTAGGTATTTTAGATATTACTAATGAAACTTTTGATGAAGCTTCTCAAACGATTCAAGTAGAAGGAGATAATGTAACTTACAGAGCTACTTATTTAATTGATGAAGAAGGAACCGTTTTTCATGAAGGAATTAACCACATGCCAGTAGGTAGAAATGTAAATGAATTTTTACGTTTAATTGATGCATATGCTCACGTACAATCTCATGGAGAAGTTTGTCCTGCAAACTGGGAAGAAGGTAAAGAAGCAATGGCTCCGAATGCAAAAGGAACTGCTGCGTATTTGGCATCTAACTAA
- the katG gene encoding catalase/peroxidase HPI, with translation MDHNSGDISKCPFFSGTKKHTSGGGVKNRDWWPNELKLNILRQNATKSNPMGEDFEYAKAFNSLDFKALKQDVLNFMTDSQDWWPADYGHYGGFMIRMAWHSAGTYRVGDGRGGAGAGNQRFAPINSWPDNGNLDKARLLLWPIKQKYGNKISWADLMILAGNCALESMGFPTFGYAGGREDVWEPEQDTYWGSETEWGENKDRYENGDLEDPLAAVMMGWIYVNPEGPNGNPNPMGSAHDVRETFGRMAMNDEETVALVAGGHTFGKAHGAADPGEYVGKEPHGAAIEEMSTGWKNSFGTGVLDDTITSGIEGAWTPNPTRWDNEYFDVLLNYDWELTKSPAGAHQWKPTAASNAKRAPKAGDANGRQDLMMTTADIALKVDPAYLEISKRFHKDHKAFEDAFARAWYKLTHRDMGPVSRYLGPEVPKEELLWQDPVPTVNYTLSEGDISILKGLILNSDLTISQLVTTAWASASTYRGSDKRGGANGARVRLEPQRSWEVNNPTELNKVLTILEGVKSDFKGEISIADLIVLAGNVGIEQGLKKVGSTLEVEFTSGRGDASQEQTDIEAFSYLEPIADGFRNYIKSDLKIAAEDLLIDKANLLTLSVPEMTVLVGGLRVLGANYDGSTNGVFTDNPGSLTNDFFKNILDFTYTWKATSEDDRFFEGRNRKTNEVKFIGTRADLIFGSNTELRAITEVYGANDGQDRFVKDFVAAWTKVMNLDRFDLKK, from the coding sequence ATGGATCATAATAGCGGAGATATTAGCAAATGTCCTTTTTTTAGCGGCACAAAGAAACATACCTCGGGTGGTGGAGTTAAAAATAGAGATTGGTGGCCAAATGAATTAAAACTAAATATTTTACGCCAAAATGCAACAAAATCTAACCCAATGGGGGAAGATTTTGAGTATGCAAAAGCATTTAATAGTTTAGACTTTAAAGCACTTAAGCAAGATGTTCTTAATTTTATGACAGATTCGCAAGATTGGTGGCCTGCAGATTATGGGCATTATGGAGGATTTATGATTCGTATGGCTTGGCATAGTGCTGGTACTTATAGAGTTGGTGATGGCCGTGGAGGCGCAGGAGCAGGAAACCAAAGATTCGCTCCTATTAATAGTTGGCCAGATAATGGAAATTTAGACAAAGCACGTTTACTTTTATGGCCTATCAAACAAAAATATGGCAATAAAATATCTTGGGCAGATTTAATGATTCTTGCAGGAAACTGTGCTTTAGAATCTATGGGATTCCCAACTTTTGGTTATGCTGGAGGTCGAGAAGATGTTTGGGAACCAGAGCAAGATACCTACTGGGGAAGTGAAACTGAATGGGGAGAAAATAAAGACCGTTATGAAAATGGCGACCTAGAAGATCCTTTAGCAGCAGTGATGATGGGGTGGATTTATGTAAACCCAGAAGGACCAAATGGCAATCCTAACCCAATGGGTTCTGCGCATGATGTGAGAGAAACATTCGGTAGAATGGCAATGAATGATGAAGAAACGGTAGCACTTGTTGCTGGAGGGCATACTTTCGGAAAAGCACATGGTGCAGCAGATCCTGGTGAATATGTTGGTAAAGAACCACATGGTGCAGCTATTGAAGAAATGAGTACAGGGTGGAAAAATTCATTCGGAACTGGCGTTTTAGACGATACAATTACAAGTGGTATTGAAGGGGCTTGGACACCAAACCCAACACGTTGGGACAATGAATATTTTGATGTTTTATTAAACTACGATTGGGAATTAACTAAAAGTCCGGCAGGTGCACACCAATGGAAACCAACAGCAGCTTCAAATGCTAAAAGAGCTCCGAAAGCTGGAGACGCAAATGGTAGACAAGATTTAATGATGACGACTGCAGATATCGCTTTAAAAGTAGATCCTGCTTATTTAGAAATTTCTAAACGTTTCCATAAAGACCACAAAGCTTTTGAAGATGCATTTGCGCGTGCTTGGTATAAGTTAACGCACCGTGATATGGGACCAGTTTCTCGTTATTTAGGACCAGAAGTACCTAAGGAAGAATTATTATGGCAAGATCCAGTACCAACGGTTAATTATACTTTAAGTGAAGGAGATATTTCTATTTTAAAAGGATTAATTTTAAATTCTGATTTAACAATTTCTCAACTAGTTACTACTGCTTGGGCTTCTGCTTCTACTTATAGAGGTTCAGACAAAAGAGGTGGTGCCAATGGTGCTCGTGTACGTCTAGAACCACAGAGAAGTTGGGAGGTTAATAACCCGACAGAACTAAATAAAGTATTAACTATTTTAGAAGGTGTTAAAAGCGATTTTAAAGGTGAAATTTCTATAGCAGATTTAATTGTTTTAGCAGGTAATGTAGGGATAGAACAAGGTCTTAAAAAGGTAGGAAGTACTCTAGAAGTTGAGTTTACTTCTGGAAGAGGTGATGCTTCGCAAGAACAAACAGATATTGAAGCGTTTAGTTATTTAGAACCTATAGCAGACGGTTTTAGGAATTATATTAAATCGGACTTAAAAATAGCTGCAGAAGATTTATTAATTGACAAGGCGAATTTGTTAACTTTATCTGTTCCAGAAATGACTGTTCTAGTTGGCGGTTTAAGGGTCTTAGGCGCGAATTACGATGGATCGACTAATGGAGTATTTACAGATAACCCTGGGAGTTTAACAAACGATTTCTTCAAAAATATATTAGATTTCACCTACACATGGAAAGCTACTTCTGAAGATGACCGCTTTTTTGAAGGTAGAAATCGTAAAACGAACGAAGTGAAATTCATAGGAACACGTGCTGATTTAATTTTTGGTTCTAATACAGAATTAAGAGCAATTACTGAAGTATATGGTGCTAATGACGGGCAAGACAGGTTTGTTAAAGACTTTGTTGCAGCATGGACGAAAGTTATGAATCTAGACCGATTTGATCTTAAAAAATAA
- a CDS encoding sigma-54 dependent transcriptional regulator, whose protein sequence is MSKILIIEDEAAIRRVLTKIISEENEAYNVEEAEDGLLGIEMIKNNDYDLVLCDIKMPKMDGVEVLEKAKKIKPEIPIVMISGHGDLDTAVNTMRLGAFDYISKPPDLNRLLNTVRNALDKKVLVVENKRLKKKVSKSYQMIGESAAISHIKDIIEKVAATDARVLITGPNGTGKELVAHWLHEKSDRVKAPMIEVNCAAIPSELIESELFGHVKGSFTGANKDRAGKFEAANGGTIFLDEIGDMSLSAQAKVLRALQENKIQRVGSDRDIKVNVRIVAATNKNLKVEIAEGRFREDLYHRLAVILIQVPSLNDRREDIPLLVDFFTTKISEEQGTPKKAFSSIAIKLLQEYDWTGNIRELRNVVERLIILGEKEVSANDIKLFASK, encoded by the coding sequence ATGAGTAAGATATTAATAATTGAAGATGAAGCAGCTATTAGAAGGGTTTTAACAAAAATTATTTCTGAAGAAAATGAAGCTTATAATGTAGAGGAAGCAGAAGATGGATTGTTAGGAATCGAGATGATTAAAAATAACGATTATGATCTAGTTTTATGTGATATAAAAATGCCGAAAATGGATGGTGTTGAAGTTTTGGAGAAAGCGAAAAAAATAAAACCAGAAATACCCATTGTTATGATTTCTGGTCACGGAGATTTAGATACTGCAGTAAATACAATGCGTTTAGGTGCGTTTGATTATATATCTAAACCGCCAGATTTAAACCGACTTTTAAATACGGTAAGAAATGCTTTAGATAAGAAAGTATTAGTTGTAGAAAATAAAAGGTTGAAGAAAAAAGTAAGCAAAAGTTACCAAATGATTGGTGAAAGTGCTGCTATTTCTCATATTAAAGATATTATTGAAAAAGTAGCAGCTACAGATGCAAGAGTTTTAATTACTGGACCAAATGGAACGGGAAAAGAATTAGTTGCACACTGGTTGCACGAGAAATCTGATAGAGTTAAGGCTCCAATGATTGAAGTAAACTGTGCTGCAATTCCTTCAGAATTAATAGAAAGTGAATTGTTCGGACATGTAAAAGGTTCTTTTACAGGAGCAAATAAAGATAGAGCGGGTAAGTTTGAAGCAGCCAATGGAGGTACTATTTTTCTTGATGAAATTGGAGATATGAGTTTGTCTGCACAAGCAAAAGTATTACGTGCTTTACAAGAAAATAAAATTCAACGAGTTGGTTCGGATAGAGATATAAAAGTAAATGTTAGAATTGTTGCGGCAACGAATAAAAACCTAAAAGTAGAAATTGCTGAAGGTAGATTTAGAGAAGATTTATATCATCGATTGGCCGTTATTTTAATTCAGGTTCCTTCTTTAAATGATAGAAGAGAAGATATTCCTTTACTAGTAGATTTTTTTACAACTAAAATTTCTGAAGAGCAAGGAACACCAAAAAAGGCCTTTTCTTCAATAGCAATTAAATTATTGCAAGAATATGATTGGACGGGTAACATTCGTGAATTAAGAAATGTTGTAGAGCGTTTAATAATTTTAGGAGAGAAAGAAGTTTCTGCGAATGATATCAAATTATTTGCAAGTAAATAG
- a CDS encoding mechanosensitive ion channel family protein yields the protein MQDKVEQIKESIEKEANSILEYTFKFSNEISITVKGLIFVAVALILTAFVLRLVRRFITRKMPENDKVKFVSVFGYLRWLVFLVIFLIAMDTSGVNVTAIFAASAALLIGVGLALQTLFQDIISGIFILVDKSVHVGDIIELEGQVGRVLDIRLRTTRAVTVDNKVLVIPNHLYLTNILFNWTENGTETRESVTVGVAYGSDVELVKQILLDAAKKQDKILKISESKVLFTDFADSSLNFKLVFSLNDSFETRFVQSDLRFEIDKKFRENGISIPFPQRDVHVFGTNNKEDKN from the coding sequence ATGCAAGATAAAGTAGAGCAAATTAAAGAATCTATTGAAAAAGAAGCAAATTCTATTTTAGAGTATACTTTTAAGTTTAGTAATGAGATAAGTATTACTGTTAAAGGTTTAATATTTGTTGCAGTTGCTCTTATTTTAACTGCTTTTGTATTGCGTTTAGTAAGAAGGTTTATTACTAGAAAAATGCCAGAAAATGATAAAGTTAAATTTGTTAGTGTTTTTGGTTATTTAAGGTGGCTAGTATTTTTGGTTATTTTTTTAATTGCTATGGATACTTCAGGAGTAAATGTTACTGCTATTTTTGCTGCATCAGCAGCACTTTTAATTGGTGTTGGTTTGGCTTTACAGACCTTGTTTCAAGATATAATTTCAGGAATCTTTATATTAGTAGACAAATCTGTTCATGTTGGTGATATTATTGAATTAGAAGGGCAAGTTGGTAGAGTTTTAGACATAAGACTTAGAACTACAAGAGCTGTAACTGTAGATAATAAGGTTTTGGTAATTCCGAATCACTTATATTTAACCAATATTTTGTTTAATTGGACAGAAAACGGAACAGAAACAAGAGAGTCTGTAACCGTTGGTGTTGCTTATGGAAGTGATGTAGAACTTGTAAAACAAATTTTGTTAGATGCTGCAAAAAAGCAAGATAAGATTTTAAAAATATCAGAATCTAAAGTGCTATTTACCGATTTTGCAGATAGTTCTTTAAATTTTAAACTTGTTTTTTCATTAAACGATAGTTTTGAAACAAGATTTGTACAAAGCGATTTGCGTTTTGAAATAGATAAGAAGTTTAGAGAAAACGGTATTTCAATTCCTTTTCCTCAAAGAGATGTACATGTTTTTGGAACAAATAATAAGGAAGATAAAAATTAA
- a CDS encoding ABC transporter permease: MSKLKLIIQREFIAKVRNKSFIMMTFLSPLLMVGMGALVYFLMQKNDEKIKEIAYVDNSGMFSKEDFKDTKSIHYSDYTALGIEETKKKVEKGDYYGALIIPKQDSLELLAKSIEFYSTDSPGMSVMSSLENKIEHKIRNEKLNSFGFDLEKIKASKINTDIKMFNFSGEESSKLINGLKIGVGAIAGYLLMMFVMIYGTSVMRSVIEEKTSRIIEIIVSSVKPFQLMMGKILGNASAGLLQFFIWGIILFVIVTVASSIFGVDMVEMQSARVPAEQMDAVKQATDGDKGQLIIQEILKLPILKMFVLFIFYFLGGFMLYSSLFAAVGAAVDNETDTQQFMLPIMAPLILGVYVGFATVMNDPHGSIAVLFSHIPFTSPIVMLMRVPFGVSWTELAISMMLLLVTFVFMVWLAAKIYRVGILMYGKKPTYKDLYKWLKYKG; encoded by the coding sequence ATGAGCAAGTTAAAACTAATTATACAGAGAGAGTTTATTGCGAAGGTTCGTAACAAATCATTTATAATGATGACTTTTTTAAGTCCGTTATTAATGGTTGGTATGGGCGCTTTGGTTTATTTTTTGATGCAAAAAAATGATGAAAAAATTAAGGAAATCGCTTATGTAGATAACTCCGGAATGTTCTCGAAAGAAGATTTTAAAGACACCAAATCAATTCATTATTCAGATTATACTGCTTTGGGTATTGAAGAAACTAAGAAAAAAGTAGAGAAAGGTGATTATTACGGAGCCTTAATTATTCCGAAGCAAGATAGTTTAGAATTATTGGCAAAATCAATCGAATTCTATTCAACAGATTCTCCTGGAATGTCTGTAATGAGTTCTTTGGAAAATAAGATTGAACATAAAATTAGAAATGAAAAATTAAATAGTTTTGGTTTTGATTTAGAAAAAATTAAAGCATCTAAAATTAACACAGATATTAAGATGTTTAACTTTTCTGGTGAAGAATCGTCAAAATTAATAAACGGATTAAAAATTGGTGTTGGTGCTATTGCAGGTTATTTATTAATGATGTTTGTAATGATTTACGGTACCTCTGTAATGAGAAGTGTTATTGAAGAAAAAACAAGTAGAATTATAGAAATTATTGTTTCCTCGGTAAAACCTTTCCAATTAATGATGGGTAAAATATTAGGAAATGCATCTGCAGGTTTATTACAGTTCTTTATTTGGGGAATTATCCTTTTTGTTATTGTTACTGTGGCTTCATCTATTTTTGGAGTCGATATGGTAGAAATGCAATCTGCAAGAGTTCCTGCAGAACAAATGGATGCTGTAAAACAAGCAACAGATGGAGATAAAGGACAACTAATTATTCAAGAAATTTTGAAATTGCCTATTTTAAAAATGTTTGTATTGTTCATTTTTTACTTCTTAGGTGGCTTTATGTTGTATAGTTCTTTATTTGCCGCAGTAGGTGCGGCTGTAGATAATGAAACAGACACACAACAATTTATGTTGCCAATAATGGCACCTTTAATTTTAGGTGTTTATGTTGGTTTTGCAACGGTAATGAATGATCCTCATGGCTCTATTGCGGTGCTCTTTTCTCACATTCCATTTACGAGTCCTATTGTTATGTTAATGAGGGTTCCTTTTGGCGTTTCTTGGACGGAATTAGCAATTTCTATGATGTTACTGTTAGTCACTTTTGTATTTATGGTTTGGTTGGCTGCTAAGATTTATAGAGTTGGTATTTTAATGTATGGTAAAAAACCAACTTATAAAGACTTATATAAATGGTTAAAATATAAAGGATAG
- a CDS encoding ABC transporter ATP-binding protein: MKNLLEINNVVKKYGDFTALNDVSIHIPKGSVYGLLGPNGAGKTSLIRIINQITMPDSGSIFLDGEVLAPKHTAQIGYLPEERGLYKSMKVGEQALYLAQLKGLSKAEAKKRLKYWFEKFDISAWWGKKIEELSKGMAQKVQFIVTVMHNPKLLIFDEPFSGFDPINAQLIAKEILQLRDEGATIIFSTHRMESVEEMCDEIALIDKSNKILDGKLDDIKREFRTHTFQVGLQTANPKEVEAKLKENFEVSPSNFKLLNDSLTLNVKLTEGNSSNDLLSFLTSRGEVQHFVELIPSANDIFIQAINKNS; this comes from the coding sequence ATGAAAAATTTATTAGAAATAAATAATGTAGTAAAAAAATATGGCGATTTCACTGCCTTAAATGATGTTTCTATTCACATTCCTAAAGGAAGTGTTTATGGCTTATTAGGGCCAAATGGTGCAGGTAAAACATCTTTAATTAGAATTATTAATCAAATTACAATGCCAGATAGCGGTTCTATTTTTTTAGATGGAGAAGTTTTGGCACCAAAACATACGGCACAAATTGGATACTTGCCAGAAGAACGTGGTTTGTATAAATCGATGAAAGTTGGTGAGCAAGCTTTGTATTTAGCGCAATTAAAAGGATTGAGTAAAGCTGAAGCTAAAAAACGTTTGAAATACTGGTTCGAAAAATTTGATATTTCTGCTTGGTGGGGAAAAAAAATTGAAGAGCTGTCTAAAGGAATGGCGCAAAAAGTACAGTTTATTGTTACGGTAATGCACAATCCTAAATTATTAATTTTTGATGAACCTTTTTCTGGCTTCGATCCTATAAATGCACAATTAATCGCGAAAGAAATCTTACAATTGCGAGATGAAGGCGCAACGATTATTTTTTCTACCCATAGAATGGAATCTGTAGAAGAAATGTGCGATGAAATTGCATTGATTGATAAATCGAACAAAATTTTAGACGGAAAATTAGACGATATCAAACGTGAATTTAGAACGCATACGTTTCAAGTTGGTTTGCAGACAGCGAATCCTAAAGAAGTAGAAGCGAAGTTGAAAGAGAATTTTGAGGTTTCTCCTTCAAATTTTAAATTATTAAATGATAGTTTAACTTTAAATGTAAAATTAACTGAAGGTAATTCTTCAAATGATTTGTTATCTTTTTTAACAAGTAGAGGAGAGGTACAGCATTTTGTAGAATTAATACCAAGTGCAAACGATATTTTTATTCAGGCAATAAACAAAAATAGTTAA
- a CDS encoding MarR family winged helix-turn-helix transcriptional regulator → MNKHKSIDHQLRATWQAVAKVYNEQAVKHDSTMATAFVLLNIDKEKGTPSTALGPLMGMEPTSLSRILKNMEDKGAISREKNPDDGRSVIIKLTAYGKEMRKVSKGHVIQFNETVVNNVTEKDLEGFFNVTSRINKLIADKEIYKEISKKAV, encoded by the coding sequence ATGAATAAGCATAAATCGATAGATCATCAATTAAGGGCAACTTGGCAAGCTGTCGCAAAAGTGTACAATGAACAAGCTGTAAAGCATGATAGTACAATGGCTACAGCATTTGTTCTTTTAAATATTGATAAAGAAAAAGGCACACCTTCTACAGCTTTAGGTCCTTTAATGGGAATGGAACCAACAAGTCTTTCTAGAATTTTAAAAAACATGGAAGACAAAGGAGCTATTTCTAGAGAAAAAAACCCTGATGACGGTAGAAGTGTTATTATAAAGTTAACAGCATATGGCAAAGAGATGCGTAAAGTCTCTAAAGGTCATGTAATTCAATTTAATGAAACCGTGGTAAACAATGTTACAGAAAAAGATTTAGAAGGCTTTTTTAATGTAACATCAAGAATTAATAAATTAATTGCAGACAAAGAAATTTATAAAGAAATCAGCAAAAAAGCAGTATAA